One window from the genome of Oceanisphaera sp. IT1-181 encodes:
- the prfC gene encoding peptide chain release factor 3 — protein MSAQSFLQEVAKRRTFAIISHPDAGKTTITEKVLLHGHAIQTAGTVKGRGSNQHAKSDWMEMEKERGISVTTSVMQFPYNDCLINLLDTPGHEDFSEDTYRTLTAVDSCLMVIDGGKGVEDRTRKLMEVTRLRTTPIVTFINKLDRDIRDPMELLDEVENELNIMCAPITWPIGSGKWFKGVYHLKNDEITLYQPGMGHAIQEIRVIKGLDNPELETILEARELAELRDELELVMGASNEFDHELFLAGELTPVYFGTALGNFGVDHVLDGFSRWAPAPMPRTTHEREVTATEDKFSGFVFKIQANMDPRHRDRIAFMRIVSGTYNQGMKMKHVRLGKTVSISDAVTFMAGDRERAEEAVAGDIIGLHNHGTIQIGDTFTQGEDLKFSGIPNFAPELFRRIRLRDPLKQKQLLKGLVQLSEEGAVQLFRPIDNNDLIVGAVGVLQFDVVVSRLKSEYNVDALYEAINVSTARWVYCDDEKKLDDFERKMSQNLARDGGNNLTYIAPTMVNLNLTQERYPDFEFSKTREH, from the coding sequence ATGTCAGCACAGTCATTCCTGCAGGAAGTCGCCAAGCGCCGCACCTTTGCCATCATTTCGCACCCGGATGCGGGTAAAACCACCATTACCGAAAAGGTGCTGTTGCACGGGCATGCGATTCAAACGGCCGGTACCGTTAAGGGTCGTGGCTCAAACCAGCATGCTAAGTCTGACTGGATGGAGATGGAAAAAGAGCGGGGCATTTCAGTTACCACCTCTGTGATGCAGTTTCCTTACAATGACTGCCTGATCAATCTGTTGGATACGCCCGGCCACGAAGACTTCTCAGAAGATACCTACCGCACCCTCACCGCCGTCGACTCCTGTTTGATGGTGATTGATGGTGGTAAAGGCGTAGAGGACAGAACGCGTAAATTAATGGAAGTGACGCGCCTACGCACCACGCCCATCGTTACCTTTATCAACAAGCTGGACCGTGATATTCGCGACCCCATGGAGCTGTTGGATGAAGTTGAAAACGAGCTCAATATTATGTGCGCTCCCATTACGTGGCCCATTGGTAGTGGCAAGTGGTTTAAGGGCGTGTATCACTTAAAAAATGATGAGATAACCCTTTATCAGCCAGGCATGGGTCATGCTATTCAAGAGATCCGTGTCATTAAAGGCTTAGATAACCCTGAGTTAGAAACGATTCTGGAGGCCAGAGAGCTGGCCGAGCTGCGCGATGAACTCGAGCTGGTGATGGGTGCCTCTAACGAGTTTGATCACGAATTGTTTTTAGCCGGCGAGCTAACGCCGGTTTATTTTGGTACTGCACTGGGTAACTTTGGTGTGGATCATGTGCTGGACGGTTTTAGTAGATGGGCGCCAGCACCCATGCCGCGCACTACTCATGAGCGTGAAGTAACAGCCACGGAAGATAAATTTTCCGGCTTTGTGTTTAAAATTCAAGCCAACATGGATCCGCGCCATCGTGACCGCATCGCCTTTATGCGCATTGTGTCTGGTACTTATAACCAAGGCATGAAGATGAAACACGTGCGCCTTGGTAAAACCGTGAGCATTTCTGATGCGGTAACTTTTATGGCCGGCGATCGTGAACGTGCTGAAGAAGCCGTAGCTGGCGATATTATCGGCCTGCATAACCACGGCACCATTCAAATTGGCGATACCTTTACTCAGGGTGAAGATCTAAAGTTCTCCGGTATCCCTAACTTTGCGCCGGAATTATTCCGCCGCATTCGCTTGCGTGATCCACTTAAGCAAAAGCAGCTACTAAAAGGCCTAGTGCAGTTATCAGAAGAGGGCGCGGTGCAGTTATTCCGCCCCATCGATAACAACGACCTTATCGTAGGTGCAGTGGGTGTGCTGCAGTTTGATGTAGTGGTATCGCGCTTAAAGTCAGAATATAACGTGGATGCGCTTTATGAGGCGATTAACGTCTCTACCGCGCGCTGGGTCTATTGCGATGATGAGAAAAAGCTCGACGACTTTGAACGCAAGATGTCACAGAACTTGGCACGAGACGGCGGCAATAACCTCACTTATATTGCCCCGACCATGGTGAACTTGAACCTCACCCAAGAACGCTACCCTGATTTTGAGTTCAGCAAAACCCGCGAGCACTAA
- a CDS encoding TatD family hydrolase, translating to MLLTDSHCHFDFAAFGPDSGTERAEHWLRAQAVGVHRLVIPGIEAAQWPTLPKLCAAHNGLYYALGLHPWWLAKAESALEKTNSGLANAALDWPSELTAALERAKDDPRWVAVGEIGLDKHLPLALEQQEAAFITQLKLAIEYQKPVIIHSNGTHDRVLKWLRRYPVIGGVVHGFSGSRQQAETFWQLGLHIGVGGTITYSRANKTRQAIAALPIEALVLETDAPDMPLSGFQGQPNHPTQLPLVLSALAALRQTDEANLSLQLERNVERLFGW from the coding sequence ATGCTGCTCACCGACAGTCATTGCCACTTTGATTTTGCCGCCTTTGGTCCTGATTCGGGCACAGAGCGAGCCGAACACTGGCTGCGGGCACAAGCGGTAGGCGTGCATCGTTTAGTGATCCCTGGGATCGAAGCTGCACAATGGCCGACGCTACCTAAGTTGTGTGCGGCACATAACGGGCTTTATTACGCATTAGGCCTGCATCCCTGGTGGTTGGCTAAGGCCGAGAGCGCGCTAGAAAAAACCAACAGCGGGTTAGCTAATGCAGCTCTAGATTGGCCAAGCGAACTGACAGCCGCGCTTGAGCGTGCCAAAGACGATCCACGCTGGGTGGCGGTAGGAGAGATTGGGCTGGATAAGCATTTACCACTGGCGTTAGAGCAACAAGAAGCTGCATTTATTACTCAGCTAAAACTGGCCATTGAATATCAAAAGCCGGTGATCATACACAGTAACGGCACCCACGACCGCGTTTTAAAATGGCTGCGGCGGTATCCCGTCATCGGCGGCGTGGTGCACGGTTTTTCTGGCTCTAGACAGCAAGCGGAAACTTTCTGGCAGCTTGGGCTACACATCGGTGTCGGTGGCACCATTACTTACTCCCGCGCCAATAAAACCCGCCAAGCCATAGCTGCCTTGCCGATAGAGGCGCTAGTGTTAGAAACCGATGCCCCTGATATGCCGCTTAGTGGATTTCAAGGTCAGCCTAATCATCCCACTCAGTTGCCCTTAGTGCTGAGCGCCTTGGCTGCACTGCGCCAAACCGATGAAGCGAACTTAAGCCTACAGCTGGAGCGCAACGTGGAGCGCTTGTTTGGCTGGTAG
- the deoC gene encoding deoxyribose-phosphate aldolase produces the protein MKQSNLSLAAAARQALFSAARQALAMMDLTSLNDDDTEHSIQALCQQAATPFGNVAAICVYPRFIKTAQAALHTLGLSEQVAIATVVNFPRGLDSIAQAEQDIRGAITAGAQEIDLVLPYQQLMAGDNAFALAMVQAAKAVCVKASPEPHMDKPVLDKTKLNKSVSLKVIIESGELATAALITQASELAIKGGADFIKTSTGKVAVNATLNAAELMLIAIRDSGQNVGFKAAGGVRTAQDAQQYLQLAARIMGKDWLTPTHMRFGASSLLAQLLNTLDEQPTVPSATGY, from the coding sequence ATGAAGCAGTCTAATTTGTCTTTAGCTGCTGCCGCAAGGCAAGCGCTTTTTTCCGCAGCAAGGCAAGCCTTGGCCATGATGGACTTAACCAGCCTTAATGATGACGATACCGAACACAGCATTCAGGCGCTCTGCCAACAAGCGGCCACGCCCTTTGGTAATGTGGCGGCTATTTGCGTCTATCCGCGCTTTATCAAAACGGCTCAAGCTGCCTTACATACGTTAGGACTTAGCGAGCAAGTGGCCATCGCTACTGTGGTTAACTTTCCCCGTGGCTTAGATAGCATCGCTCAAGCTGAGCAAGATATTCGCGGCGCCATTACCGCCGGTGCCCAAGAGATAGACTTGGTTCTGCCTTATCAACAACTGATGGCGGGCGATAACGCTTTTGCACTGGCCATGGTGCAAGCGGCTAAGGCGGTGTGCGTTAAGGCGAGCCCCGAGCCACACATGGATAAACCAGTGCTTGATAAAACTAAGCTTAATAAATCAGTGTCATTAAAAGTCATTATCGAAAGTGGTGAGCTAGCCACGGCGGCACTTATCACGCAAGCCAGCGAACTGGCCATTAAAGGTGGCGCGGACTTTATTAAAACCTCCACTGGTAAAGTGGCGGTGAATGCTACTTTAAATGCAGCTGAGCTGATGCTGATAGCCATTCGTGATAGCGGCCAAAACGTCGGCTTTAAAGCCGCAGGGGGCGTGCGTACCGCTCAAGATGCCCAGCAGTATTTACAATTGGCTGCGCGTATTATGGGAAAAGATTGGCTAACGCCGACTCACATGAGATTTGGTGCCTCTAGCCTATTGGCGCAACTGTTAAATACATTGGATGAACAGCCAACAGTGCCATCGGCGACGGGCTATTAA
- a CDS encoding phosphopentomutase — MKRAVVLVLDSFGIGGALDAAEFGDQGADTLGSIALACAEGRADLADANGSQHRSGPLLLPNLAKLGLFHAHLASTGQVAAGVSLPDSVIGSYGHAQEISSGKDTPSGHWELAGVPVLFDWGYFLDTEHSFPASLVADLIAQAKLPGILGNCHASGTTILEQLGEEHVRTGQPICYTSADSVFQIAAHEQHFGLARLYEVCEVARELLMPYNIARVIARPFVGGEKVGGEEFGQTPADFVRTGNRRDYSITPPAPTVLDKLATERQGQVVSIGKIADIYAHSGITKKVKATGLNALFDASLAELACAGDNTLIMTNFVDFDSSFGHRRDIAGYAAELEAFDRRLPELLAQLKPNDLLILTADHGCDPSWPGTEHTREQVPVLCIGARLTAGSLGPRDTFADIGQSLAQYFGTSPMDYGTSFL; from the coding sequence ATGAAACGTGCAGTGGTATTAGTACTCGACTCTTTTGGTATTGGCGGCGCACTGGATGCGGCCGAGTTTGGCGATCAAGGTGCCGACACCTTGGGCAGCATTGCCTTGGCTTGTGCCGAAGGCCGAGCTGATCTTGCTGATGCCAATGGCAGTCAGCATAGAAGCGGCCCTTTGCTGCTACCTAATCTAGCCAAGTTAGGCTTGTTTCATGCCCACCTTGCCAGCACCGGCCAAGTGGCAGCAGGGGTGAGCTTGCCCGATAGCGTTATCGGCAGTTATGGCCATGCTCAAGAAATCTCATCAGGCAAAGACACGCCATCTGGCCACTGGGAATTAGCAGGAGTGCCGGTATTGTTCGACTGGGGTTATTTTTTAGATACTGAACATAGCTTTCCGGCCTCACTAGTGGCGGATCTCATTGCTCAAGCCAAATTGCCGGGCATATTAGGTAACTGCCATGCCTCTGGTACCACTATCTTGGAACAGTTAGGCGAAGAGCATGTGCGCACTGGCCAGCCGATTTGCTATACCTCCGCCGATTCGGTGTTTCAGATTGCGGCTCATGAACAGCACTTTGGCCTAGCGCGCTTATATGAAGTGTGTGAAGTAGCCCGCGAGCTATTAATGCCCTACAACATAGCACGCGTGATAGCGCGGCCCTTTGTTGGTGGCGAAAAGGTTGGTGGCGAAGAGTTTGGCCAAACACCAGCGGACTTTGTTCGCACCGGTAATCGTCGTGACTACAGCATTACGCCACCGGCACCCACAGTGCTCGATAAATTGGCGACGGAGCGCCAAGGCCAAGTAGTGTCGATTGGTAAAATTGCCGATATTTATGCCCACTCGGGTATTACAAAAAAGGTGAAAGCCACCGGCTTGAATGCCTTGTTTGATGCATCGTTGGCTGAGCTCGCATGCGCAGGCGATAATACCTTGATCATGACTAACTTCGTGGATTTCGACTCTAGCTTCGGCCACAGGCGCGACATTGCCGGTTATGCAGCCGAGTTAGAGGCCTTTGATCGCCGTCTGCCTGAATTATTAGCGCAACTTAAACCTAACGATCTCTTGATCCTTACCGCCGATCACGGCTGTGACCCTAGCTGGCCCGGTACCGAGCACACCCGCGAACAAGTACCGGTATTGTGTATAGGTGCAAGATTAACGGCCGGATCTTTAGGCCCGCGCGATACCTTCGCCGACATCGGCCAAAGCCTAGCCCAGTACTTTGGCACCAGCCCCATGGACTACGGTACTTCGTTTTTGTGA